CCAGGAATCAGGCAGAGACCCAAAAGCCTCAGCAGGAGACATGTAAGTTCTCCACGGACAGCACTTCATCCTAGCTTTGCCTACTGGTAGCTGGTGTTGAGTTTGCTTTGACACATCCTGATGAacctgctgctcacagccagcTGCTTTGTGCCTGGTGACATGGCTTGTCCCTCTCTTGAGACCTCACTGGGCTGATGAGACCCTCATCTGGCAACCACAGCACCAAGCTCTGGATGGGAACCATCACACTGGAGAGGTGTTATGAGCTGAGCCCCTCCAAGCTTGATTTTGACTGCTCATGGTTTATACCACTAGTGATTGCCTGGGCATAGACAAGAGGAGTGTGTGAACAACACTTGAGGATGATGCAAAGTTTTCTATACAGTGATGAAGCTATCACAACCCAGAAGCTGGATGACTTTGAAAACTAAAGTACCAACAAGGACCATGACATAAGAATGTTGTTGGTTGGGGATCAATGAGCTGGGCACATTAATATGTCAGTAACTACTTGTAAGCATTCACCAAGAAGCCACCCCAAAGAAAGGGGGTTTGCAAGGTAAGCTCTACACTGGCTGTACACTGGCACGGAATTATTCTCAAGGGCTGGCTTGTGATGTGCAGACAGACAGTGCAGAAATACTCCAGAAGCTTGTCTAAGATGACCCGAAAAGTGGAAAGGGGAAATACATTTGCCTAAGACAGCAATTCAAGGCACTAATATCAGGGCCTTTAAGCTCATTGATCAACTTGTCAGCTTTTCTGGTAAGTATGCTGCCACGGGGAGCCCaagagcagcccctgggcagcAGGTGCCTGCAGACACAGAACAGTCACAAAGCCAGCAGGTCACAGGGTCATGGTGCCACGTTTTCTCAGAATTGCTGGCTGAGAAGAACTATGGAAGACAAGAGAACTACCATGATTCAGAGTGAAACACTTGTTAACAATCACAAAACTGCCTGCAAACCACTGCCCTCACCTCTCCAACAGCTGCAGGACTGGGGGCCTATTAGGGCTGTTCTGTCCCAGGGCTCAGCCAGTGTGGCAACAGAAGCCACTCCTGTTCCAATCCCAACAGGGCTGGCACTCTGGAAGGCAGAGAGAAGACCTCAGGACCTTTCCAGGGCGATGGGTCCCCTCCAAGCACAGTCTGTTGGGCAAGGAGGGTCAACAGGCATTGCCCACTGAGACATCAGGCAATGGAAagtaaagcaaaggaaaaacctGAAGTCATTCCATCACTGGAGGAACTGTTGCAGGGATGCACAGCAGACAAGCCTTTCACCTCACTGCAGGACTTTCGCAGGCTCCTCAGTCAACAGGAGGTGGTACAAGCCACACCAGTGCTGACAGAGGAAGCTCTACCCTGGGGAAATGTTCAGGAGGGGTACGGGTGCTTCCTCAGGCACTGTTGCTGCTCTCACAGCCACCAGAAATTGGTTATCACAGGACACCTTCCTGGTCATGTGCAAGGAGCACTGCTCATCGTGCCTGCACAGCGCTCCACGCCTGGGCTGGAGGAACTCGCTCTCTCCAAGGACAGCAAGAGAACAGGTAATTCTCCTGGCTATTTACTGACAAGGTTATTTGAACTCTGCAAGGCATCACCTTTCCCCAGCCATGGTGGGACACCAGAACAGTGATGGAGAAAGAGAGGGCTGGAGCCaatgtattttcaaagtatCATTTTGATACTGGCCACATCTGACATGTTTTTGGATGCTTAAGGGCTGTCTCAGCCTTTGCTAGGTCTCCCTGTTATGATCTTCCCTTATATCTTATGGGCTCGTAATGCATTTCTCATGTCCAGAGGACAGAGCTTCTGCAGCTATCTGCTGTACCACATTCCCTCACCTCTTCAGAGGTCTCCTGGCATGATTCTTCTGCTGCATGATTTTCAAGGCTAACCACGAGCCACAGATGCACATaaatgctgcagcactgccttaATGGTTTGCTCGCTGGGGATGCTTTTGAGACCCAGGAACCTTCACCCATGGAGCCACACTTCCCTTGCAGGGGAAACCCAAAGATATGTCATCCTGGGTCTTTTCTGTCCATGAACTGTTGCACCTGGAAAGTGCTTCTGCACTAACTCCTCCAAAGCTGGAGGGCAAACAGCAATATTGCCCTTAGATCCAAGGTGAGGAAACCACCCACTAGACCAAACACAGCTTATTTCTTTCACATGGCTGCTGATCACATTCCTGCCATGGCATCAGTGAGTTTCTTTTGTCTTGGAATTGTGGCAGTTTGATGTAATACTTCTGGGATAAAGACCAGCTTTGACAATCCTTGAAAGGCAGTGAGGGTTCTCCGATCCTCACTGCAGACCTCTGAGTACAGGATTCGATGGCAGATGAAACTAGTGAGAGATATACTAATAAGAGGTATACAAATAATTGCTCGTATCACTAATGAGAAGTGATGCAGAGACATCTCAGGACTGAAGGAGAGGACAGCTGTCCTTCTGCTACACATCTCCTGGAACATTTTAAGCTGTGAGGACTCCAGCTGGCTTGCACTGAGCCCTGCTATAAGGGAAGGGATGAGAGCTGGGTTTAGGCATCCTCTTTCCATTATTAAATGTTTGCAATGGCTCACATAACTCCTTGCTGCAGGAtatctgctgctgcctgatcCAATTCTGAGCCAAAATAGGGGCCCAAACTCTTTTCCCTGCCATCCTCCAGGAGTAGTCTTCCCCGCACGGGACCCAGGGAGAATCCACgtttttctctccttcacaACTGATCAAGCTTGTGTCCCTGTTCCTCTTCTTCCCACCAGGTACCCTACACCCAGCCATGCACAGCCATCTCAATTGTCAGGTTTTCATGGCTGGTAAAGCCCTGAACTCTCTCAATTAGTATTAATCACTGATTCAGTCCAGAACCTCCCTTGAAAAAGGCTTTATTTGCTTTTGCAGGAACTGTACCTTTTGATACCCCCAAAATGAACCACAGCAGCTGCAATATCACAGCCTACGAAGTATTTCCGCTTGTCCAGCTGTGTGTTTACATcccagttttggttttgggcATTGTGCTGAATGTGTTGGTGCTGTGGGTGTTCTGTTGCAAACTCAGCAAATGGACAGAAACCAGAGTATACATGGTCAACTTGGCTGTGGCTGACTGCTTGCTGCTCTTCACTTTGCCATTTAAAACTTTGTCCCAGTTCCAGCACCTGAAGGTAGATGCATGGTGCCTGGTTCTGGAAGGTGGCTATTTCATGAACCGCTTTATGAGCATCGGTATCATCACCTTCATAGCTGCTGATAGGTATCTTGCAATCAAGTATCCTTTGAGATCCAAGGCACTGAGGTCACCTCTGAAGGCAGCTTTTGCCTCTGGATTTCTTTGGATAGTCATCATCTGTGAGACTTCCCTCATTAAAAGCTTAGAGGACCGAAGCCAAGATGACTTTTGCTTTGAGAAATCTTCTGTGACGCCCTCGGTGATCACGCTGTGTACCATTATTATGGGGTTTTTCATACCGCTGGTCATCTTAAGTTACTGCTCCGTACGAACCATTGCAGAACTCATGAGAAAGAGGAATGAAAACTGTCACAATGAAAAGCTAACCAGGAAGGCTGTCTATGTCATGTCTGCAAACATGGCTGTGTTCATTGTGTGCTTTTTGCCTCTTTACCTCGGGCATCTCCTCCGCTTCATAATGGACTCCATCAGCTCCGACTGCTCGGCAATACAGAGCATTAGCAACTTTGTTCACTTTGCCTCCATCCTCGCAAACACCAACTGCTGCCTGGATGCCATTTGTTACTACTTTGTCAACAAGGAATTTAAGGAAGCATCTTCCAAGCTAGCAAAGTCCGAATCTGAAGCCAGTgaagaagctgaaattcagcTCCCACATGTAACACATTGATGCAAAACACATACAGCACACAATTTATATTTGCTGTGTTCAACTGGGACTCACTAGCAGGGTTTCACACTTGCTTTTTATTAGAGTGGGTTGAAGGGACATACTACTAATGGGAAACATTCAGATGCATGATTCAGCTCTGATTCAGACAACCACAGCATTCCAGATCCTAATCTAATGATCGAGATTGTTGCTGACAATTCTCTGCCTTATGCAAATTTGTGTAAAATGTTTGATTTCCCCTGCCAAAAATTCCTGGCAATGGTAAAGGATTGGGTTTTGTCCCTCATCCCCATCTCGGATCAGTGTTTGTGCAGTTGTCACAAAGAAACAGGCTATTTCAAAtatcaaaaattttaaaaaaatcagagtgaaaccatgcagaaaaagaaaggatggTGTTTCTATAAGTCACAAACATACTGACTTTTAGTTGCTAATAATGCACAATCCCCTAGCAAAGGCATATGTAGCTTGCTTTAGAGAACTTTACAGCAATGTAACAGTTACAAAATGGTCATTACAATACAAGGTCAGAATAAAT
This genomic window from Corvus hawaiiensis isolate bCorHaw1 chromosome 10, bCorHaw1.pri.cur, whole genome shotgun sequence contains:
- the LOC125330546 gene encoding G-protein coupled receptor 35-like, whose protein sequence is MESKAKEKPEVIPSLEELLQGCTADKPFTSLQDFRRLLSQQEVVQATPVLTEEALPWGNVQEGYGCFLRHCCCSHSHQKLVITGHLPGHVQGALLIVPAQRSTPGLEELALSKDSKRTGTVPFDTPKMNHSSCNITAYEVFPLVQLCVYIPVLVLGIVLNVLVLWVFCCKLSKWTETRVYMVNLAVADCLLLFTLPFKTLSQFQHLKVDAWCLVLEGGYFMNRFMSIGIITFIAADRYLAIKYPLRSKALRSPLKAAFASGFLWIVIICETSLIKSLEDRSQDDFCFEKSSVTPSVITLCTIIMGFFIPLVILSYCSVRTIAELMRKRNENCHNEKLTRKAVYVMSANMAVFIVCFLPLYLGHLLRFIMDSISSDCSAIQSISNFVHFASILANTNCCLDAICYYFVNKEFKEASSKLAKSESEASEEAEIQLPHVTH